From a single Miscanthus floridulus cultivar M001 chromosome 8, ASM1932011v1, whole genome shotgun sequence genomic region:
- the LOC136473744 gene encoding rho GTPase-activating protein 5-like, protein MALSSEIRLGHQIPLSHSDTDSYEEEEEEEEEEEEEEEEEEEMDEVTVSSPLMLPATEARGGVSVVEMVTGALRRSLMLCSSSAGAGVREPEELEEDGATPPPGMQIGGPTDVRHVSHVTFDRFVGFLGLPADLEPDVPRPVPSASVSVFGVSPTSMQCSYDRRGNSVPTILLTMQRKLYSLGGLQAEGIFRINADNSQELYVRDQLNRGVVPDGVDLHCLAGLIKAWFRELPSGVLDSLTPEQVMHCNTEEECSHLASTLPPVEAALLEWVINLLADVVENESYNKMNARNIAMVFAPNMTKMADPLTALIHAVQVMNFLKTLILKTVNEREEAAKVTRAFPSNSGSPSDKDEPQTLEHSDMPFVCSSQQNVDYPIIDEAKLDQFLFRVEEALHHETQGSMDGPKNLDSSRGDQKSNSEITPLDTDLTSQNEFSNSNEEGLFDKFKFRKGVGRLCRHPVFQFSRSMKKPDEAEQACV, encoded by the exons ATGGCGCTGTCGTCCGAGATCCGCTTGGGCCACCAGATCCCCCTGTCCCACTCAGACACCGACTCCtacgaggaggaggaagaagaggaggaagaggaagaagaagaggaggaggaggaggaggagatggatGAGGTGACGGTTTCGTCTCCGCTGATGCTGCCGGCAACGGAGGCCAGGGGAGGGGTGTCCGTGGTTGAGATGGTGACGGGGGCGCTCCGGAGGTCGCTCATGCTGTGCAGCagcagcgccggcgccggcgtgcGCGAGccggaggagctggaggaggacggGGCGACGCCCCCGCCGGGTATGCAGATAGGGGGACCGACGGATGTGCGGCACGTCTCGCACGTCACCTTCGACCGCTTCGTCGGCTTCCTCGGCCTCCCCGCCGACCTCGAGCCCGACGTGCCTCGCCCCGTGCCGAGCGCCAG TGTAAGCGTATTTGGAGTTTCACCAACTTCCATGCAGTGCTCGTATGATAGAAGAGGAAACAGTGTGCCAACAATACTCCTGACTATGCAAAGGAAGTTATATTCACTTGGGGGTCTTCAG GCTGAAGGGATATTCAGGATAAATGCAGACAATAGCCAGGAACTATATGTGAGGGATCAACTAAACAGGGGGGTTGTTCCAGATGGTGTTGATTTGCACTGCCTCGCCGGACTGATAAAG GCATGGTTTCGAGAACTTCCAAGTGGAGTATTGGACTCGTTGACTCCAGAACAAGTGATGCACTGCAACACTGAAGAAGAGTGTAGCCATCTTGCAAGTACCCTACCTCCTGTTGAAGCAGCATTACTTGAATGGGTCATCAATCTCCTGGCAGATGTGGTGGAAAATGAAAGCTACAACAAGATGAATGCTCGCAACATTGCTATGGTTTTTGCACCAAATATGACCAAG ATGGCGGACCCCTTGACTGCCTTGATACATGCAGTTCAAGTGATGAATTTCCTCAAGACACTGATCTTGAAGACTGTAAATGAAAGGGAGGAGGCTGCTAAAGTAACCAGGGCATTCCCATCGAACTCTGGTTCCCCCAGCGACAAAGATGAACCTCAAACTTTAGAGCATTCGGACATGCCCTTTGTCTGTTCAAGTCAGCAAAACGTAGATTATCCTATAATTGATGAGGCTAAGCTTGATCAGTTCCTTTTTAGAGTGGAAGAAGCTCTTCATCATGAGACGCAAGGCAGCATGGATGGACCCAAGAATCTTGACAGTAGTAGGGGTGACCAGAAAAGCAACAGTGAAATTACTCCATTGGACACTGATTTGACCAGCCAAAACGAGTTCAGTAACAGCAATGAGGAAGGTCTCTTTGACAAATTTAAATTTAGGAAAGGAGTAGGGAGGCTCTGCAGACACCCTGTTTTCCAGTTCAGTAGATCCATGAAGAAGCCCGATGAAGCAGAGCAAGCTTGTGTATAG